The Alphaproteobacteria bacterium genome includes a window with the following:
- a CDS encoding acetyl-CoA C-acyltransferase encodes MNHTQDPIVIVGCKRTPIGSFLGELSSLKATALGGFAIKAALQHAGLSGDQINEVMMGCVLPAGLGQAPARQAAFDGGVPKQAGAVTINKMCGSGMKAVMMAHDSLLAGTNNVVIAGGLESMSNAPYLLENARSGLRMGHQKIIDHMFYDGLEDPFGHGGLMGVFAEKCATHYQFTRQAQDDFAIASLKKAQKAEQDGTFAKEITAITLKQKKGDEVITADEQPRKANLEKIPQLKPAFDKDGTVTAANSSSISDGAAALVLMRQSEAERRHLKPLARILAHATHSQEPEWFTTAPIGSIQKVLEKANLTKKDIDLYEINEAFAVVAMAAMRDLSLGEDIVNIHGGACALGHPIGASGARILVTLLNALEARDLTRGVASLCIGGGEATAVAIERIR; translated from the coding sequence ATGAATCACACACAAGATCCAATCGTTATTGTTGGCTGTAAAAGAACACCGATCGGCAGCTTCTTAGGCGAACTCTCATCCCTAAAAGCAACAGCACTTGGTGGTTTTGCAATCAAAGCAGCTCTTCAGCATGCGGGTCTATCCGGTGATCAAATCAATGAAGTGATGATGGGCTGTGTTTTACCAGCAGGTCTTGGTCAAGCTCCTGCCCGCCAGGCAGCCTTTGATGGGGGCGTTCCAAAACAAGCAGGCGCCGTTACAATCAATAAAATGTGTGGATCTGGGATGAAAGCTGTCATGATGGCTCATGATTCACTCTTAGCAGGCACAAACAATGTTGTGATTGCAGGCGGCCTTGAAAGCATGTCAAATGCGCCTTATCTTCTTGAGAATGCAAGATCTGGTCTTCGTATGGGACATCAAAAAATCATTGACCATATGTTTTACGATGGCTTAGAAGATCCCTTTGGCCACGGAGGCCTTATGGGTGTTTTTGCAGAAAAATGTGCAACTCATTATCAATTTACGCGTCAAGCACAAGATGACTTTGCGATTGCATCACTCAAAAAAGCTCAAAAAGCAGAACAAGATGGAACCTTTGCAAAAGAAATCACAGCGATTACCCTGAAGCAAAAAAAGGGCGATGAAGTCATCACTGCTGATGAGCAACCACGCAAAGCCAATTTAGAAAAGATTCCACAGCTAAAGCCTGCTTTTGATAAAGATGGAACCGTCACAGCGGCTAACTCCAGCTCAATTTCAGATGGCGCTGCCGCTCTTGTTCTCATGCGTCAATCAGAGGCTGAGCGTCGTCACTTAAAACCGCTTGCTCGTATTTTGGCACATGCAACGCACTCACAAGAGCCAGAATGGTTTACAACAGCTCCTATTGGGTCTATTCAAAAAGTGCTCGAAAAAGCGAATCTGACAAAAAAGGATATTGATCTCTATGAAATCAATGAAGCTTTTGCCGTTGTTGCCATGGCAGCTATGCGTGATTTAAGCCTTGGAGAAGACATCGTCAACATCCACGGTGGCGCTTGTGCTTTGGGCCATCCAATCGGAGCTTCTGGCGCACGTATTCTCGTGACTCTGTTAAACGCTCTTGAAGCACGTGATTTAACACGTGGCGTTGCTTCTTTGTGTATTGGTGGTGGCGAAGCAACAGCTGTTGCGATTGAACGCATACGTTAA
- the erpA gene encoding iron-sulfur cluster insertion protein ErpA produces MTQDYSSSDSRLSLTKAAAEHIAVICQQDERASVFFRISVSGGGCSGFQYHFDLDTQTRDDDLTFTDFGTKFVTDETSLSILKGSLLDYVEDLMGSSFRIINPNAKSSCGCGNSFSL; encoded by the coding sequence ATGACACAAGATTATTCATCCTCAGATTCAAGACTTTCTCTGACCAAAGCGGCGGCTGAGCATATTGCAGTCATTTGTCAGCAAGATGAACGCGCCTCTGTCTTTTTCCGCATTTCTGTTTCAGGTGGTGGCTGCTCTGGCTTTCAATATCATTTTGATCTAGACACTCAAACAAGGGATGATGATCTCACCTTTACTGATTTTGGAACAAAATTTGTGACAGATGAAACATCACTCAGCATCCTAAAAGGCAGCCTCCTTGATTATGTCGAAGACTTAATGGGAAGCTCCTTCAGAATCATTAATCCGAATGCAAAAAGCTCTTGCGGATGCGGGAATTCTTTTTCTTTATAA
- a CDS encoding deoxyguanosinetriphosphate triphosphohydrolase — protein sequence MHQAAYASDPTKSRGRLFKRAEETKVSRSDFQRDRDRIIHSGAFRKLQYKTQVFLYYEGDYFRSRLTHSLEVAQIARTIARIFYVNEDLAECIALAHDLGHTCFGHAGEDALDEVMKPYGGFDHNDQTFRIVTQLEKKYADFNGLNLTFEALEGIVKHNGPLLPLKEGEVLPRTIADFQSLMDLELSGYASLEAQIAAISDDIAYNCHDIDDGIRSGILTLDALMALPLVGPILKEVLALHPQIEQPRLIHETIRRMMECLVKDIQEEGTRRLAIVKPQSVEDVRAAGQVIITLSDQMGQDLRQVKSFLYKNLYTNQHMNEIRGKVHSQVQALFEVFQERPSLMPKDWYDLRQGQNTEFGKAGIVADYIAGMTDRFAIQQYEKILSKKEFEIA from the coding sequence ATGCATCAGGCAGCGTATGCTTCAGATCCAACCAAAAGCCGAGGGCGACTTTTTAAGCGTGCAGAAGAGACAAAAGTAAGCCGATCTGACTTCCAAAGAGATCGTGATCGTATTATTCATTCCGGTGCTTTTAGGAAACTGCAATATAAAACACAAGTGTTTCTCTATTACGAAGGTGATTACTTCCGGTCAAGGCTAACGCACAGCCTTGAGGTGGCTCAGATCGCCCGAACGATTGCTCGCATTTTTTATGTCAATGAAGATTTAGCTGAATGTATTGCTCTTGCGCATGATCTTGGTCACACCTGTTTTGGGCATGCAGGAGAAGATGCGCTTGATGAAGTGATGAAACCCTATGGTGGTTTTGATCATAATGATCAGACCTTTCGTATTGTCACACAGCTCGAGAAAAAATATGCTGATTTTAATGGCTTGAATCTGACATTTGAAGCTCTTGAGGGTATCGTGAAACATAATGGTCCGTTGCTGCCCTTAAAAGAAGGGGAAGTGTTGCCTCGCACGATTGCTGATTTTCAGTCGCTCATGGATCTTGAGCTGAGTGGGTATGCTTCTCTCGAAGCACAAATTGCAGCTATCTCAGACGACATTGCTTACAATTGTCATGATATCGATGATGGGATTCGCTCTGGTATTTTGACATTAGATGCTTTGATGGCTTTGCCTCTTGTAGGTCCTATCTTAAAAGAAGTTTTGGCGCTTCATCCTCAAATAGAGCAACCAAGGTTGATCCATGAAACCATTCGTCGCATGATGGAATGTCTTGTGAAAGATATACAAGAAGAAGGGACAAGGCGGCTTGCAATCGTCAAGCCTCAGTCTGTTGAAGATGTGAGAGCAGCAGGACAAGTTATTATTACGTTGTCTGATCAAATGGGGCAAGATCTGCGTCAGGTCAAATCTTTTCTTTATAAAAATCTCTATACGAATCAGCACATGAATGAGATTCGAGGCAAGGTTCATAGTCAAGTCCAGGCTCTGTTTGAGGTTTTTCAAGAAAGGCCATCTCTGATGCCAAAAGATTGGTATGATTTAAGGCAGGGTCAAA